A region from the Leopardus geoffroyi isolate Oge1 chromosome C2, O.geoffroyi_Oge1_pat1.0, whole genome shotgun sequence genome encodes:
- the TMEM207 gene encoding transmembrane protein 207 codes for MVRSRPFRFTSVISKMGTSCLPLFQLVLSDPPCEEKEMCINYKDQYTNGWYIWFLLLIFLVALLCGVVFSCLHCWLRRPRIDSPRRTMAVFAVGDLDPVYGTEVAVNSTVGIHLQTQNPELYPAPCFGTLGPPPPYEETLKSSRF; via the exons ATGGTGAGATCCAGACCTTTTCGTTTTACATCAGTCATCTCAAAAATGGGAACCTCATGTTTGCCACTATTTCAG TTGGTGCTCTCGGACCCAccatgtgaagaaaaggaaat GTGCATAAACTATAAAGATCAATACACAAATGGCTGGTATATCTG GTTCTTGTTGCTGATTTTCCTGGTGGCTCTTCTCTGTGGAGTAGTGTTCTCCTGCCTCCATTGCTGGCTGCGGAGACCTCGAATTGATTCCCCAAGACGCACTATGGCTGTTTTTGCTGTTGGAGACTTGGACCCCGTTTATG GCACAGAAGTGGCTGTGAATTCAACTGTTGGAATTCACCttcaaactcaaaaccctgaaCTGTATCCTGCTCCATGTTTTGGCACATTAGGACCCCCACCTCCATATGAAGAAACTCTGAAATCAAGTCGATTTTAG